One genomic region from Aureibacillus halotolerans encodes:
- the mltG gene encoding endolytic transglycosylase MltG, producing the protein MDNKKLKRTKKLRRQKEAGMVRRIVAIVASIIFIGVLTVGIGGYFYIKSSLAPIAAESDQIIDVTIPIGSSPGKIGQILSGKGIIKDAQVFKYYVKYKNEQGFQAGSYQLSPSMDVETIISQLKTGKIIQEAEFKLTIPEGQSLDQIAETISNNTSFTEEEVMATLNDEEFISSLMSKYPDLLTDDILKPEIKHPLEGYLFPATYSFYEPSPSIESIVMKMVDQMSEVVRRYTGQMPEDMSAHRLLTFASLIEEEATESTDRRKIAGVFMNRLQSDMRLQTDPTVLYALDQHKVRISLDDLEVQSPYNTYQNAGLPPGPIANMGEASLEAALNPEDTDAIYFYARPNGEVLFSETLEEHNTLKNQYRSEWEAVQEQQSAEQD; encoded by the coding sequence TTGGACAATAAAAAATTGAAAAGAACGAAAAAGCTTCGTAGACAAAAAGAAGCAGGAATGGTGCGACGGATTGTTGCAATTGTAGCTTCAATCATTTTTATAGGTGTTCTTACTGTTGGAATAGGTGGCTATTTTTATATAAAAAGTTCGCTTGCGCCGATTGCTGCAGAAAGCGATCAAATTATCGACGTAACCATTCCGATTGGATCCTCTCCAGGGAAAATTGGTCAAATTTTATCCGGAAAAGGGATCATTAAGGATGCACAGGTCTTTAAATATTATGTAAAATATAAAAATGAACAAGGCTTTCAAGCTGGAAGCTATCAATTAAGTCCATCCATGGATGTTGAAACCATTATTTCACAGTTAAAAACAGGGAAAATCATACAAGAAGCGGAATTTAAACTAACCATTCCAGAAGGTCAATCACTCGATCAGATTGCCGAAACGATTTCGAACAACACCTCCTTTACGGAAGAAGAAGTGATGGCAACACTTAATGATGAAGAGTTCATTTCTTCGCTTATGTCGAAGTATCCAGATCTACTAACCGACGACATTTTAAAGCCGGAGATAAAACATCCTTTGGAAGGCTACTTGTTCCCTGCAACCTATTCGTTTTACGAACCGTCGCCATCAATTGAAAGCATTGTGATGAAGATGGTCGATCAAATGTCTGAGGTTGTGCGTCGATACACGGGCCAAATGCCAGAAGACATGTCGGCTCATAGGCTGTTAACTTTTGCTTCTCTGATTGAGGAGGAAGCGACAGAGAGTACGGATCGGAGAAAAATTGCCGGGGTTTTTATGAATCGACTTCAGAGCGATATGCGATTACAAACAGATCCGACCGTTCTCTATGCGCTAGATCAGCATAAGGTTCGAATTTCACTTGATGATTTAGAAGTGCAGTCACCGTACAATACGTATCAAAATGCGGGGCTGCCCCCTGGTCCTATTGCCAATATGGGTGAAGCATCCTTGGAGGCGGCTTTGAACCCTGAGGACACCGATGCAATTTACTTTTATGCACGACCAAATGGAGAAGTGTTGTTCTCAGAAACGCTAGAAGAGCATAATACATTAAAAAACCAATATCGTTCAGAATGGGAAGCTGTGCAAGAACAGCAATCTGCTGAACAAGATTGA
- the greA gene encoding transcription elongation factor GreA codes for MAEDKQFFMTLEGQEKLENELSVLKSEKRKEVVERIKVARDFGDLSENSEYDAAKDEQAFVESRISQIEHMLRNAEIIEEDKNTDMVSLGKTVTFVELPDGEEESYTIVGSAEADPFEGKISNDSPMAKSLFGKKVDEQVNVHTPGGEISVKITNIH; via the coding sequence ATGGCAGAAGACAAGCAATTTTTTATGACGCTTGAAGGACAAGAGAAATTGGAAAATGAGCTTTCTGTTTTGAAATCAGAAAAGCGAAAAGAAGTGGTTGAACGAATTAAAGTGGCACGCGATTTTGGAGATCTCTCGGAGAACTCTGAGTACGATGCTGCAAAGGATGAGCAAGCCTTTGTTGAATCTCGCATTTCACAAATCGAGCACATGCTTCGAAATGCTGAAATTATTGAAGAAGACAAAAACACTGATATGGTCTCATTAGGGAAAACAGTCACGTTCGTGGAATTGCCTGATGGGGAAGAGGAAAGTTATACCATTGTCGGGAGTGCTGAGGCAGATCCGTTTGAAGGGAAAATCTCAAACGATTCACCTATGGCTAAAAGCCTATTTGGGAAGAAAGTTGACGAACAAGTGAACGTTCATACCCCAGGTGGAGAAATCTCCGTAAAAATAACGAACATTCACTAA
- a CDS encoding penicillin-binding transpeptidase domain-containing protein — protein MKRRMRWIGILFLLMLLILGGRLFDIQVVRTTHFSAHNIDLIKESVAQRTETFVLDEGRGTFIDRNDAPWQNEQLAILVFPSLASSTDRIDAIAEATQLHSSDIIHQIEVNEGPFFLQKDGKLIHVQKNRAASLAVVGHGGFLMIPTSQNEQSLASHVIGTLGENDNLLQKRYPEEFNHTIVPATETGVSGLQQAFDELLISRGKEQLLYHVDLFGHPIFGSEMKYMGDGNTFYPLQVQLTLDKQIQAVAEHHVDQSHLKKGGVVVLDIATNEVLAMVSRPKKQQDAPLEGPGALNYMTEPAFPGSIFKIVTAAAAIDHLNIHDRMFDCDKNMYGDGPEVRELGKLSFADSFAQSCNNTFATLANELMAKDPTILETYARKLGVTQKAGFEGNLYKLHSVAHFPDEALPTLWGDEADKYVEKAISQTAIGQKNVKITPLGIANMMAAIARQGPVYKAKAVREIQYKNGQPFYLFPSEESAEGLAMFTYKKLNALLAKVVTDGTGQSFQTIKGGVAGKSGTAETGHGADVHKWFAGYYPLDQPRFAVVVVALDTSSGDDSAYNTFRKLGESLVGVKE, from the coding sequence ATGAAACGCAGAATGCGCTGGATTGGAATCCTATTTTTACTAATGCTTCTGATTTTAGGTGGGCGGTTGTTTGATATTCAAGTGGTACGTACGACGCATTTTTCTGCACATAATATCGACTTAATTAAGGAGAGTGTCGCTCAGCGTACTGAGACATTTGTTTTAGATGAAGGAAGAGGAACGTTTATTGATCGAAATGATGCCCCGTGGCAAAATGAACAGTTGGCCATCCTCGTATTTCCTTCTCTTGCCTCATCAACTGACCGAATCGATGCCATTGCAGAGGCTACACAATTGCATTCATCCGATATTATCCATCAAATAGAAGTCAATGAAGGGCCATTCTTTCTCCAGAAGGATGGCAAGCTGATCCATGTTCAAAAAAATAGAGCAGCATCGCTTGCTGTCGTTGGCCATGGCGGCTTTTTAATGATACCTACGTCACAAAATGAACAATCACTCGCTTCTCATGTCATAGGCACGCTTGGAGAAAATGACAATCTGTTGCAAAAACGATACCCAGAGGAGTTTAATCATACGATTGTTCCAGCAACAGAAACGGGTGTTTCAGGGCTCCAACAAGCGTTTGATGAGTTATTAATATCACGAGGAAAAGAGCAGCTGTTATATCATGTGGATTTGTTTGGTCACCCGATCTTTGGTTCGGAAATGAAGTATATGGGAGATGGAAATACGTTTTATCCCCTTCAGGTACAACTCACTTTAGATAAACAGATACAAGCCGTTGCCGAACACCATGTTGATCAATCACACCTTAAAAAGGGAGGCGTTGTCGTCCTAGATATAGCGACGAATGAAGTATTGGCGATGGTGAGTCGGCCTAAGAAGCAGCAAGACGCTCCATTGGAGGGTCCTGGGGCATTGAATTATATGACGGAGCCGGCATTTCCCGGCTCTATTTTCAAAATTGTTACTGCAGCTGCGGCGATTGATCACTTAAATATACATGACCGTATGTTTGACTGCGACAAAAACATGTATGGGGATGGGCCTGAAGTTAGAGAGCTTGGCAAGTTGAGCTTTGCAGACAGCTTTGCTCAAAGCTGTAACAATACCTTTGCAACGTTAGCCAATGAGTTAATGGCAAAAGATCCTACGATTTTAGAGACGTATGCAAGAAAGCTAGGGGTAACACAAAAAGCCGGTTTTGAAGGAAATCTGTATAAGTTGCACTCTGTCGCTCATTTTCCCGATGAAGCATTACCAACGCTTTGGGGAGATGAGGCAGATAAATATGTTGAAAAAGCTATTTCACAGACGGCTATTGGGCAAAAAAATGTGAAAATCACGCCTTTAGGGATTGCGAATATGATGGCGGCCATTGCACGGCAAGGGCCCGTTTATAAAGCAAAGGCTGTTCGAGAAATTCAATATAAAAATGGGCAGCCATTTTACTTGTTTCCATCTGAGGAAAGCGCGGAAGGTTTGGCAATGTTTACATATAAAAAACTCAATGCGCTACTAGCTAAAGTTGTGACAGATGGAACTGGACAATCCTTTCAAACGATCAAAGGGGGAGTCGCTGGAAAAAGTGGGACAGCTGAAACTGGTCATGGAGCGGATGTGCACAAATGGTTTGCAGGCTATTATCCATTGGATCAGCCACGCTTTGCCGTTGTTGTGGTCGCCTTGGACACATCTTCAGGGGATGATAGTGCTTACAACACATTCAGAAAATTGGGGGAGAGTCTTGTTGGTGTCAAAGAATAA
- a CDS encoding DUF1510 family protein: MPKFDGPRFERKKKKRTANRVLNFLIGFVCMLILFFFIITWWSPGSDDTAAPPQGNSGGGEEESTEEGGSSEPDDSININETNDDTDDTEETPDDSPSPEDPDTAVTSPGGEDANQSGEEQENPTSSNEEQGNTGTEGDGNTGNEGEADTGSEESAPLIIDSNDDPNVLEVMEGPWGPTGTSQSGEHTTNFDVNSTDGAERLDVISLATGLPKNDITIWWNGNYNGNTNHVVATVSPNDQSAFFRLYMQWVPNKGWQVTEMQRLKENDQG; the protein is encoded by the coding sequence ATGCCCAAGTTTGATGGACCACGGTTCGAACGCAAAAAGAAGAAAAGGACAGCCAACCGAGTGCTCAACTTTTTAATCGGTTTCGTTTGTATGCTGATCTTATTCTTTTTCATTATTACATGGTGGTCACCAGGAAGCGATGATACAGCTGCTCCACCACAAGGAAATTCCGGTGGCGGAGAAGAAGAGTCTACAGAAGAAGGTGGCTCATCTGAACCAGACGATTCAATAAATATTAATGAAACAAATGATGATACTGACGATACAGAAGAGACCCCTGATGATTCGCCATCACCTGAAGATCCTGACACCGCTGTAACTAGCCCAGGTGGTGAGGACGCGAATCAATCCGGCGAAGAGCAGGAGAATCCTACTAGTTCCAATGAGGAACAGGGGAATACAGGTACAGAAGGCGACGGGAATACAGGGAATGAGGGCGAAGCGGATACTGGTTCAGAGGAATCTGCTCCACTCATCATTGATTCAAACGACGACCCGAATGTTCTTGAAGTGATGGAAGGGCCTTGGGGACCTACAGGAACCTCACAGTCTGGAGAACACACGACGAATTTTGATGTCAATTCTACAGACGGTGCAGAACGACTTGATGTGATCTCATTAGCAACGGGTCTTCCGAAGAATGACATTACGATTTGGTGGAATGGGAATTACAACGGGAACACCAATCATGTTGTCGCAACCGTAAGTCCAAACGACCAATCGGCTTTCTTTAGGCTCTACATGCAATGGGTGCCGAATAAAGGGTGGCAGGTTACAGAAATGCAACGTTTGAAGGAAAACGACCAAGGATAA
- the mtnN gene encoding 5'-methylthioadenosine/S-adenosylhomocysteine nucleosidase — protein MHIGIIGAMKEEVDAIKHHMEISQEVQIADCHFYKGTIQGNTVTLCQSGIGKVNAAVSTTLLVQTFSPDMIVNTGSAGGLNEASQVGDVVVADAVQYHDVDVTAFGYALGQVPGMPAVFSAHPGYSEQAIAIAEKTGLTARKGIVSSSDSFMGDATKVQEVKKQFPDVQAVEMEAAAIAQVCERFNVPFVMIRSLSDIAGKESNVSFEQFLETASINAAKVIHQFVEGVK, from the coding sequence ATGCATATTGGAATTATCGGGGCAATGAAAGAAGAAGTTGATGCCATAAAGCATCATATGGAGATTTCACAAGAGGTGCAGATCGCAGACTGCCATTTTTACAAAGGCACGATACAAGGAAACACCGTGACGTTGTGTCAATCTGGCATCGGCAAAGTAAATGCAGCTGTAAGCACGACGTTATTAGTACAGACATTTTCTCCAGACATGATTGTGAATACTGGGTCGGCAGGAGGACTCAATGAAGCGAGTCAAGTAGGGGATGTGGTGGTAGCAGACGCCGTGCAATACCACGACGTTGATGTCACTGCTTTTGGCTACGCTCTCGGCCAGGTGCCAGGTATGCCAGCCGTCTTTTCTGCTCACCCTGGGTACAGTGAGCAAGCCATTGCGATCGCAGAAAAAACCGGTCTCACAGCGAGGAAGGGGATTGTTTCTTCTTCGGATTCTTTTATGGGTGACGCGACAAAGGTTCAGGAGGTCAAGAAGCAATTTCCTGACGTGCAGGCTGTTGAAATGGAAGCAGCTGCTATAGCCCAAGTGTGCGAGCGATTTAACGTGCCATTCGTGATGATTCGTTCGTTGTCCGACATTGCAGGCAAAGAATCCAATGTGTCGTTTGAGCAATTTTTGGAAACCGCATCGATCAATGCGGCAAAAGTGATTCATCAATTTGTAGAAGGAGTGAAATAA
- a CDS encoding S-ribosylhomocysteine lyase: MTKKMNVESFNLDHTKVKAPYIRLAGQVDGTHGDKIYKYDLRFCQPNKEHMEMPSLHSLEHMMAEFVRNHHDEVVDLGPMGCQTGFYFSVLNDSDLDHIGQVIEATLQDVLTATEVPACNEVQCGYAASHSLEGAKVEAQKMLDKRAEWKNVF, encoded by the coding sequence ATGACGAAAAAAATGAATGTGGAAAGCTTTAACCTTGACCATACGAAGGTCAAAGCACCTTACATCCGACTTGCAGGGCAAGTAGACGGCACGCATGGGGATAAGATCTATAAATACGATCTGCGTTTTTGCCAGCCAAACAAAGAGCATATGGAAATGCCTTCACTGCATTCATTAGAGCATATGATGGCAGAATTTGTGCGCAATCATCATGATGAAGTCGTCGATCTAGGGCCTATGGGTTGTCAAACAGGCTTTTATTTTTCCGTGCTAAACGATAGCGATCTTGATCATATCGGGCAAGTGATTGAAGCAACACTCCAGGATGTTCTTACGGCAACCGAAGTACCCGCTTGCAATGAAGTGCAATGTGGATATGCTGCTAGCCATAGTCTAGAAGGCGCAAAGGTGGAAGCACAAAAAATGCTCGACAAACGTGCTGAATGGAAAAATGTATTTTAA
- a CDS encoding YrhC family protein, whose translation MASKSMKKLKEIKQDNATLGYVMLAVSVFLYIGVFMPTTTVPAVYMMFGTGITLLLAFAAFRRSIVAGKHLASVSEDE comes from the coding sequence ATGGCATCAAAATCAATGAAGAAATTGAAGGAAATTAAGCAAGACAATGCAACGTTAGGCTACGTCATGCTAGCCGTCAGCGTTTTTCTCTATATTGGCGTGTTTATGCCAACAACCACTGTTCCAGCAGTATATATGATGTTTGGAACGGGCATCACACTTCTTTTGGCGTTTGCTGCCTTTCGACGATCCATCGTCGCAGGGAAACACCTCGCCAGCGTGAGTGAGGATGAATAA
- the sigK gene encoding RNA polymerase sporulation sigma factor SigK, whose product MILTSIGIAIKEVLLFVSYVKNNAFPQPLSAKEESYYLDRLAEGDEDARNRLIEHNLRLVAHIVKKFENTSEEQEDLISIGTIGLIKGIESYSKGKGTKLATYAARCIENEILMHLRAMKKTKKDVSLHDPIGQDKEGNEISLIDILKAETEDVVDMIQLHMELEKMKEFLHVLDDREREVITHRFGLGVQDELTQKEIAQQLGISRSYVSRIEKRALMKLFHEFYRSQQASK is encoded by the coding sequence ATGATTCTTACATCAATTGGTATTGCGATAAAAGAAGTGTTGCTATTTGTCTCCTATGTAAAGAACAATGCGTTTCCACAGCCTTTGTCAGCGAAAGAAGAATCGTATTACCTGGACCGTTTAGCTGAAGGTGATGAGGATGCTAGAAATCGATTAATTGAACATAATTTACGCCTTGTAGCTCACATTGTAAAAAAATTCGAAAACACTTCAGAAGAACAGGAGGATTTAATTTCCATTGGCACGATCGGATTAATTAAAGGTATTGAAAGCTATTCTAAGGGCAAGGGCACAAAGCTCGCCACGTATGCAGCCAGGTGTATTGAAAATGAGATACTGATGCATCTTCGAGCGATGAAAAAGACGAAAAAGGATGTTTCCTTACATGATCCAATTGGTCAGGATAAGGAAGGCAATGAAATCTCATTGATCGATATACTTAAGGCTGAAACAGAAGACGTTGTGGATATGATTCAGCTTCATATGGAGCTGGAGAAGATGAAGGAATTTTTGCATGTTCTTGACGATCGTGAACGTGAAGTCATTACCCACCGTTTCGGGTTGGGCGTTCAAGATGAACTTACTCAAAAGGAGATCGCTCAACAGCTAGGGATTTCTCGGAGTTACGTCTCACGCATTGAAAAAAGAGCGCTTATGAAATTATTCCATGAATTTTATCGAAGTCAGCAAGCCTCGAAATAA
- the mnhG gene encoding monovalent cation/H(+) antiporter subunit G, with protein sequence MSELIVSALLLIGAFFLFSGSLGVLRFRDVYNRLHAATKSSTLGIIGILLGGFIYFWHEKGIVSGKLLIGIFFVMLTAPVAAHMLGRAAYKLKIPMQDNTIHNALKEDVHDEEKNQETRG encoded by the coding sequence ATGAGTGAACTTATTGTCAGTGCACTACTCCTCATTGGGGCCTTTTTTCTCTTTTCAGGCTCGCTGGGTGTCCTGCGCTTTCGTGACGTCTACAATCGCCTCCACGCGGCGACCAAAAGCTCAACTCTAGGCATTATTGGCATCTTGCTCGGAGGATTTATCTATTTTTGGCATGAGAAAGGGATTGTCAGTGGAAAATTGCTCATTGGTATCTTTTTCGTAATGCTCACAGCACCCGTTGCCGCACATATGTTGGGACGCGCTGCTTACAAGCTCAAAATTCCAATGCAAGACAACACCATTCATAATGCATTGAAGGAAGATGTGCATGATGAAGAGAAGAACCAGGAGACGAGAGGATAA
- a CDS encoding Na(+)/H(+) antiporter subunit F1 has translation MMMDGSILPVAITISMGIVSVSLLMLFIRVVIGPTMPDRAAALDAIGINLIAMIGLLAIRMQTIHFNDVILLIAIITFIGTVALAKFLVSGSVIDREMDNSNKPREERRNSDE, from the coding sequence ATGATGATGGATGGATCAATTTTGCCTGTGGCGATCACCATTTCAATGGGAATTGTCAGCGTCTCACTGCTCATGCTTTTTATTCGAGTCGTTATTGGACCAACCATGCCAGATCGAGCAGCAGCATTAGATGCAATTGGAATTAATCTAATCGCCATGATCGGGTTGCTTGCCATCCGAATGCAGACCATTCATTTTAATGACGTCATTTTACTGATCGCCATTATAACGTTTATTGGGACAGTGGCTCTGGCCAAATTTCTCGTGAGTGGCTCCGTCATAGATCGGGAGATGGATAACTCGAACAAACCAAGAGAAGAACGGAGGAACAGTGATGAGTGA
- a CDS encoding Na+/H+ antiporter subunit E, whose protein sequence is MAIQLLITVIIAVLWMFLQETYTMQTFVVGIIFAVVLLVMLRRFVPGRLYFITIWRFLKLVLVFSKELLIANWDVVKAVYSPRMNTKPGIFRVHTELRSKWQITLLANLISLTPGTLSLVVSDDRTVLYIHAMDIHSTEESAHNIKNTFEKLIMELTE, encoded by the coding sequence ATGGCCATACAGCTCTTGATTACAGTCATCATTGCCGTTTTATGGATGTTTTTACAGGAAACCTATACGATGCAGACCTTTGTCGTAGGGATTATTTTTGCTGTAGTCCTTTTAGTCATGCTACGACGGTTTGTTCCAGGGAGACTTTATTTCATAACGATATGGCGATTTTTAAAGCTGGTTCTTGTTTTCTCAAAAGAACTTCTCATCGCAAATTGGGATGTCGTAAAAGCCGTCTATTCACCACGTATGAACACAAAACCTGGTATATTCAGGGTTCATACAGAGCTGCGTTCTAAATGGCAGATTACGCTTCTCGCGAACCTCATCTCCCTAACGCCTGGAACACTTTCATTGGTCGTTTCGGATGATCGTACGGTGTTATACATTCACGCGATGGACATCCACTCGACTGAAGAATCGGCACACAACATCAAAAATACGTTTGAAAAACTGATAATGGAGCTGACTGAATGA
- a CDS encoding Na+/H+ antiporter subunit D, translating into MMISNSVVLPLLLPFIAAILAAFFPKRMAFNRIFSLITYVVTLLICLFLAQQVFANGALVLETGDWQAPYGIILVADPLASVLIIITQLVALATVLNARQTLHSYEEKAYFYFFFNLLIVGVTGSFLTGDLFNLFVFFEVLLMASYGLIVLGGRKAQFREAVKYILINLFSSILFVMTVSFVYGITGTVNMAHIAQRVPELADNGAITGAAILLFIVFATKSALFPLYVWLPKSYIAPPTAISIVFGALLTKVGVYAILRVFTILFPGLSDFTSVLFLVIAGVTMVFGVLGALSTNNVKLIIAYNIIPSIGFMMMGIGIGTATSYAGTVYYLINDMALKAALFLLIGVLVTLAGTTNLKQMGGYIRQAPWAGWLFFIACITLAGLPPFSGFIGKYLLLQAAFDNGHYLLGAVALLTSLLILFSVLRIFIYGFWGESDDSPPSDSKNAAARFRSIVPAGILLLFTLFLGLGAEFVLPYIDVVSHSLLNPENYITPVLKE; encoded by the coding sequence ATGATGATTAGCAATAGTGTTGTCCTTCCACTGCTTCTGCCATTTATCGCTGCCATCTTGGCTGCTTTTTTTCCAAAACGAATGGCATTCAATCGCATTTTTTCACTTATAACGTACGTTGTTACTCTTTTGATCTGCTTGTTTTTAGCACAGCAGGTGTTTGCAAATGGGGCTCTCGTTCTTGAGACGGGAGACTGGCAGGCTCCATACGGGATCATTCTTGTGGCAGATCCGCTTGCCAGTGTTTTGATCATCATTACACAGCTTGTTGCCCTTGCCACAGTGCTGAATGCCAGACAAACGCTACATTCCTATGAAGAAAAGGCTTATTTTTATTTCTTTTTCAATTTGCTTATTGTCGGTGTAACCGGGTCTTTTTTAACAGGTGACTTGTTTAATCTATTTGTTTTTTTCGAAGTGCTATTAATGGCTTCATACGGTCTGATTGTATTAGGTGGCCGAAAAGCTCAATTTAGGGAAGCAGTCAAATACATTTTAATTAATTTGTTCTCTTCCATCCTTTTTGTCATGACGGTCTCGTTTGTGTACGGCATTACTGGAACTGTGAATATGGCCCATATTGCTCAGCGAGTGCCAGAACTTGCCGATAATGGAGCTATCACAGGTGCTGCCATCCTATTGTTTATCGTGTTTGCAACAAAAAGTGCCCTATTCCCTTTGTATGTTTGGCTTCCTAAGTCATATATTGCACCGCCGACTGCGATTTCGATCGTCTTTGGTGCTCTCCTGACCAAGGTTGGCGTTTACGCCATCTTAAGGGTGTTTACGATTTTGTTTCCAGGACTCTCCGATTTTACTAGCGTTCTCTTTCTAGTTATTGCAGGTGTAACGATGGTATTTGGCGTTTTAGGTGCGCTTTCCACAAACAACGTCAAACTCATCATTGCCTACAATATCATTCCGTCCATTGGCTTTATGATGATGGGCATTGGTATTGGTACAGCAACGTCTTATGCCGGCACAGTGTATTATCTTATCAATGACATGGCACTCAAAGCAGCGCTGTTTCTTTTAATCGGTGTTCTTGTCACTTTGGCGGGGACGACAAATCTAAAGCAAATGGGGGGATACATTCGTCAGGCTCCATGGGCTGGTTGGTTGTTCTTCATCGCCTGCATTACCTTAGCAGGTCTTCCTCCCTTTAGTGGGTTCATAGGAAAATATTTATTGTTGCAAGCGGCTTTCGACAATGGCCATTACCTACTCGGCGCCGTTGCCTTGCTTACAAGCCTATTGATTTTATTTTCCGTCCTACGCATTTTCATTTACGGGTTTTGGGGTGAGAGCGATGACTCCCCACCCAGCGACTCTAAAAATGCCGCAGCGCGCTTCCGATCCATCGTTCCTGCGGGCATCCTTCTATTGTTCACCTTATTTTTAGGTCTTGGCGCTGAATTCGTATTGCCGTATATCGACGTCGTGTCCCACTCATTGCTCAATCCTGAAAACTATATTACACCCGTATTGAAGGAGTGA
- a CDS encoding Na(+)/H(+) antiporter subunit C, giving the protein MEYAMSILAGLLFAIGVYFLLEKQLLKVIIGTVLLSHGAHLMILTMGGLKKGAPPVLEDYISSYTDPLPQALILTSIVISFGVTSFLLVLAYRTFKKTKTDRVDQLRGSDDD; this is encoded by the coding sequence ATGGAATATGCGATGTCGATTTTAGCTGGTTTGTTGTTTGCCATTGGTGTTTACTTTTTACTGGAAAAGCAATTACTCAAAGTGATTATTGGCACGGTTTTACTGTCACACGGGGCACATCTAATGATTTTAACGATGGGAGGCTTAAAAAAGGGGGCTCCACCTGTGCTGGAAGATTATATTTCCAGTTATACGGACCCACTTCCTCAAGCACTCATTCTAACGAGCATTGTTATTTCGTTCGGGGTTACATCCTTTTTACTAGTACTCGCCTACAGAACGTTTAAGAAAACAAAAACCGATCGTGTGGATCAACTGAGAGGTTCAGATGATGATTAG